A part of Corynebacterium lactis RW2-5 genomic DNA contains:
- a CDS encoding DUF4192 family protein, whose protein sequence is MKSDDSMSSVEIEPSVFLTNLPGIVGFYPKGHAIITAFFDVDCVEAFAAAGAPFPTDYVGPMMIKDLAELEDSPEAISAAADFLIEEGCTRADVYIIDESWGYVRTTSPIVDGLLEGGLEEVHLAGVSNIAPGEVVTDGDGNIVGIVGDSLLTPSAKNLHASGGKIFDTYEEYRHCFERGQYENAEDERRFADFQLKATNTILPRPFRIGTHNAQLIKYFQDLVDIANSVASGELDVRTALRDDRAGYVIAASLTNVTLRDMSMMLISSPLQDAISSIWLSSAAVYTGEVRANALSCYAISQFARGIDAYGQTALNEAAKEVPEHSLTQLLDIAVANKIVNRCVGTILNAAHEVIRRVYGAKNAPPR, encoded by the coding sequence ATGAAAAGCGATGACAGCATGTCCAGCGTTGAGATTGAACCGAGTGTATTTCTGACAAACTTGCCTGGCATCGTGGGGTTCTACCCCAAGGGGCATGCGATTATTACAGCATTTTTCGACGTTGATTGCGTTGAAGCCTTCGCAGCTGCAGGCGCGCCGTTCCCTACAGACTACGTGGGGCCGATGATGATTAAAGATTTGGCGGAACTGGAAGATAGCCCTGAGGCAATCTCTGCCGCAGCCGACTTCCTGATTGAAGAGGGCTGCACGCGTGCCGATGTGTACATCATCGACGAATCGTGGGGTTATGTCAGGACGACTTCGCCAATCGTAGACGGGTTGCTCGAAGGCGGGCTTGAGGAAGTGCATCTGGCCGGGGTGAGCAATATCGCACCGGGCGAAGTGGTTACCGATGGTGATGGAAACATCGTCGGCATAGTGGGGGACAGCCTGCTCACTCCGAGTGCCAAAAATTTACACGCGAGCGGAGGAAAGATTTTCGATACCTACGAAGAGTATCGGCATTGCTTCGAACGAGGGCAGTATGAAAATGCGGAAGATGAAAGACGGTTTGCTGATTTCCAACTAAAGGCAACAAACACGATCTTGCCGAGACCCTTCCGAATTGGAACGCACAATGCGCAATTAATAAAGTATTTTCAGGACTTAGTGGATATTGCGAACAGCGTGGCATCCGGAGAACTGGATGTCCGCACAGCGCTGCGGGATGACAGAGCTGGCTACGTAATCGCCGCGTCACTTACTAATGTCACACTGCGTGATATGTCGATGATGCTCATTTCATCGCCACTGCAAGACGCAATCTCGAGTATTTGGCTATCGAGCGCAGCCGTCTATACAGGCGAGGTGAGAGCAAACGCCCTCTCTTGCTACGCAATTTCCCAGTTTGCCAGGGGAATCGATGCCTATGGGCAGACGGCACTAAACGAGGCGGCGAAGGAGGTTCCTGAGCACTCTTTGACACAGCTTTTGGACATTGCCGTCGCCAACAAGATTGTCAACCGTTGCGTCGGCACGATATTGAATGCCGCGCACGAGGTCATCAGAAGAGTTTATGGGGCCAAAAATGCCCCGCCACGATGA
- the galE gene encoding UDP-glucose 4-epimerase GalE encodes MKLLVTGGAGYVGSVCSAVLLDQGHDVTIIDNFSTGNAEAVPEGATLVEGTVEGKAFEVLSSDSFDGVIHFAAMSLVGESVEKPAEYWRNNVGQTLNLLDAMRDTETRNLVFSSSAATYGEPEKTPITEDMPTSPTNPYGATKLAMDYAISSYAKAYNIGATSLRYFNVAGAWGGLGENREVETHLIPLVLQVALGHREKIMVFGDDWPTPDGTAVRDYIHVKDLADAHLLALESNKPGQHRIFNLGSGDGFSVRQVIDTCRKVTGLNIPAEDAPRRAGDPATLIASSARAMQELGWQPQLTDLETIVADAWEYTRALGSRAHSARRKIN; translated from the coding sequence ATGAAACTTCTCGTAACAGGAGGTGCCGGGTACGTCGGCAGCGTATGTTCAGCTGTCCTGCTGGACCAAGGCCATGACGTAACTATCATCGATAATTTCTCCACCGGTAATGCTGAGGCAGTCCCGGAAGGGGCAACGCTCGTCGAAGGAACCGTCGAGGGCAAGGCTTTCGAAGTCTTGTCTTCTGATTCTTTCGATGGAGTAATCCATTTTGCGGCAATGTCCCTGGTTGGAGAATCCGTCGAGAAACCGGCGGAGTACTGGCGTAATAACGTTGGCCAGACTCTTAACCTGCTTGATGCAATGCGCGATACGGAAACTCGAAACCTCGTATTCTCCTCGTCGGCTGCCACATACGGTGAACCCGAGAAGACTCCCATTACGGAGGATATGCCGACCTCACCCACTAACCCGTACGGTGCCACCAAACTGGCGATGGATTACGCGATTTCTTCTTACGCAAAGGCCTACAACATTGGGGCAACTAGCCTGCGCTACTTCAACGTCGCCGGAGCGTGGGGTGGCTTGGGCGAGAATCGCGAGGTAGAAACCCACCTTATCCCGCTCGTTCTCCAGGTTGCTCTCGGCCATCGCGAAAAGATTATGGTTTTCGGCGATGACTGGCCAACTCCTGACGGCACTGCGGTTCGCGATTACATTCACGTCAAGGACCTCGCTGATGCACACTTGCTTGCATTAGAGTCCAACAAACCGGGACAGCACCGAATCTTTAACCTCGGTTCTGGCGATGGCTTTTCTGTTCGCCAGGTCATCGATACGTGCCGCAAGGTCACTGGCCTAAATATTCCGGCTGAAGACGCTCCGCGCCGTGCAGGAGATCCTGCAACGCTGATTGCTTCATCCGCTCGTGCCATGCAGGAATTGGGCTGGCAGCCGCAGCTCACAGATCTTGAAACAATTGTGGCCGACGCTTGGGAGTACACCCGGGCACTAGGTTCCCGAGCGCACTCCGCTCGGCGAAAGATTAATTAA
- a CDS encoding metal-dependent transcriptional regulator gives MRDLVDTTEMYLRTIFELEEEGITPLRARIAERLEQSGPTVSQTVARMERDGLLVVAPDRSLQLSEQGRKQATAVMRKHRLAERLLTDIIGLEWDKVHDEACRWEHVMSDEVERKLLKVLDNHTESPFGNPIPGLSEIGGENETQAPDNVQRLSDLAVGEHSIHVIQINEILQVEQSYMKRLHKAGILPGADAEAEVSLGRVTLLRGDHSLDIPDSLSHAIMVVVK, from the coding sequence GTGAGGGATTTGGTCGATACCACGGAAATGTACTTACGTACTATTTTCGAGCTCGAGGAGGAGGGCATCACCCCGCTTCGAGCACGCATCGCTGAGCGGCTGGAGCAGTCGGGCCCCACGGTTAGCCAAACGGTCGCCCGCATGGAGCGCGATGGTCTTCTGGTCGTCGCACCAGACCGAAGCCTCCAGTTGTCGGAACAGGGCCGGAAGCAGGCTACCGCAGTTATGCGTAAGCATCGGCTGGCGGAGCGCCTGCTTACAGACATTATTGGGCTCGAATGGGACAAGGTTCACGACGAGGCTTGCCGTTGGGAGCACGTTATGAGCGACGAGGTGGAGCGGAAACTTCTTAAGGTTCTCGACAACCACACCGAATCGCCTTTCGGAAACCCAATCCCCGGACTTTCTGAAATTGGTGGAGAGAACGAGACCCAAGCACCCGACAACGTCCAGCGCCTATCTGATTTGGCGGTGGGTGAACACTCCATTCACGTTATCCAGATCAATGAGATTCTTCAGGTTGAGCAGAGCTACATGAAGCGCTTGCACAAGGCCGGAATTCTCCCCGGGGCCGATGCCGAAGCCGAAGTTTCGCTGGGTCGAGTTACGTTGCTCCGTGGCGATCATTCCCTCGACATTCCTGATTCCCTCTCGCACGCAATTATGGTGGTTGTCAAATGA
- a CDS encoding sigma-70 family RNA polymerase sigma factor has product MKNADIQTDELEEQPRDRGRRSGNNSNPAADLVRVYLNGIGKTALLSAEEEVELSKRIEAGVYAEHLLESGAKLTRAMKRDVKIIAKEGKAARSHLLEANLRLVVSLAKRYTGRGMPLLDLIQEGNLGLIRAMEKFDYTKGFKFSTYATWWIRQAITRGMADQSRTIRLPVHLVEQVNKISRIKRELYQQLGREATNEELSEESGISENKIEMLLRQSRDPVSLDMPVGTDEEAPLGDFIEDSEATDAEEAVVASLRHHDVRKVLSTLEIREQEVIKLRYGLDDGLPRTLDQIGRHFGLSRERVRQIEREVMAKLRDGDRAAKLREYAK; this is encoded by the coding sequence ATGAAAAATGCCGACATTCAAACGGACGAACTGGAAGAGCAGCCGCGTGACCGCGGCCGCCGTAGTGGCAACAACAGCAATCCTGCGGCAGATCTAGTCCGCGTCTATTTGAACGGAATCGGCAAGACGGCCCTCCTTAGCGCGGAGGAGGAGGTTGAACTCTCCAAACGAATCGAGGCTGGCGTTTACGCGGAACACCTGCTGGAGTCCGGGGCGAAGCTGACTCGCGCGATGAAGCGTGATGTCAAGATCATCGCCAAGGAAGGCAAGGCAGCTCGTTCACACCTCCTGGAAGCGAACCTCAGGCTGGTAGTTTCCCTAGCTAAGCGCTACACCGGCCGCGGAATGCCCCTGCTGGACCTAATTCAGGAGGGAAACCTCGGACTGATTAGGGCCATGGAAAAGTTCGATTACACCAAGGGCTTCAAGTTCTCGACCTACGCCACCTGGTGGATTCGTCAGGCAATTACACGGGGTATGGCTGACCAGTCGCGCACCATCCGTCTCCCAGTCCATCTGGTAGAGCAGGTCAACAAGATTTCGCGGATTAAGCGTGAGCTCTACCAGCAGCTTGGCAGAGAAGCTACTAATGAGGAACTGTCTGAAGAGTCCGGCATTTCCGAGAACAAGATTGAGATGCTTCTGCGCCAGTCTCGCGATCCGGTGAGCCTAGACATGCCGGTTGGCACCGATGAGGAAGCACCTCTTGGCGATTTCATCGAGGATTCTGAGGCTACCGACGCGGAAGAGGCCGTGGTTGCGTCGCTCCGCCATCACGATGTCCGCAAGGTTCTTTCCACTCTGGAGATCCGGGAGCAGGAAGTTATTAAACTTCGCTATGGTTTGGACGACGGTCTCCCCCGGACGCTTGACCAAATTGGTCGACACTTCGGGCTTTCGCGCGAACGTGTTCGTCAGATTGAGCGCGAGGTTATGGCCAAGTTGCGTGACGGTGATCGCGCTGCCAAACTGCGCGAATACGCCAAGTAA
- the dtd gene encoding D-aminoacyl-tRNA deacylase — translation MKAVLTRVKSATVTVDGEVVGHVDGAETGAILALVGVGKQDSDDAWEIMTRKIAELRILDGELSAVDAGAPVLVVSQFTLMGETKKGRRPSWVNAAPGEVAEPVIEKIVEELRKRGLQVETGSFGAMMEVSSVNDGPFTVLVEC, via the coding sequence ATGAAAGCCGTATTGACACGAGTTAAAAGCGCAACCGTAACCGTCGACGGCGAGGTTGTCGGCCACGTCGATGGCGCAGAGACGGGCGCAATCCTCGCCCTTGTCGGCGTCGGCAAGCAGGATTCCGATGACGCATGGGAGATCATGACCCGTAAAATCGCCGAGCTGCGAATCTTGGACGGAGAGCTGAGCGCGGTGGATGCAGGAGCGCCCGTCCTTGTTGTCAGCCAGTTCACTTTAATGGGTGAAACAAAGAAGGGTCGCCGCCCATCGTGGGTTAATGCGGCACCGGGTGAGGTTGCGGAACCAGTGATTGAGAAAATCGTCGAAGAGCTTCGGAAGCGCGGCCTTCAGGTCGAGACTGGCTCCTTTGGCGCAATGATGGAAGTTTCATCGGTCAACGATGGTCCCTTTACAGTCCTTGTAGAATGCTGA
- a CDS encoding methyltransferase translates to MSDTRNAATPSSSLAFIPPTDEQVDRFAEFSFDLASALGAIGYSSAGLQRLLGEEGLSALNRGEPGIVSYVLDCASQEASFDDASADRKLIDAFRLFILGDPVDCSAIFDSGLLENLVDSGILLATEENSHVACIDVRPVTVSGCERLVFSDRDASMSDHVPGPNHVLGVGRASRSLLDISPNSHVGTVLDLGAGCGVQSLGQFDADSVTATDVHPRANSYARATFAAAGLNNIEVKEGSWFEPVEGQRFDRIVANPPFVVGMPSVEHVYRDSGLNLDGATELMLRSLADHLNDNGTAHLLGAWVHREGEPWQSRLASWLPSDGLEVWVTQRDVASPTEYIDTWLRDESIDPRSPLGRRRAAEWLRHFKHEGVTGIGFGYITVQQIDGPTSALCEEMPQPLAGPFAQEAEEYLGRAAWLRRQTPASILTDCYRVRPGVAIERVSLADAVNAQGFNEYDTRISRTDGPAWSHSIDEVLASVIGSLHPDAALESVIDIMDMLGAFGDSGVAEIKEAVVPLIVDLIRHGIVLPMEVLD, encoded by the coding sequence ATGAGCGACACCCGGAACGCAGCCACGCCCTCAAGCTCCCTGGCTTTTATTCCCCCAACGGATGAGCAGGTAGACCGCTTCGCCGAATTCTCCTTCGATTTAGCATCGGCACTTGGAGCCATTGGTTATAGCTCCGCGGGGCTGCAACGATTACTTGGCGAAGAGGGGCTCAGCGCCCTTAATCGGGGCGAACCGGGGATAGTCTCCTACGTGCTGGATTGCGCTTCGCAAGAGGCCTCTTTCGACGACGCGTCGGCTGACCGGAAGCTAATCGACGCTTTTCGACTATTCATACTCGGCGATCCCGTCGACTGCTCAGCAATTTTCGACAGCGGCCTTCTAGAAAATCTCGTCGATTCGGGCATCCTTCTGGCCACCGAGGAAAACAGCCATGTAGCCTGCATTGATGTCAGACCGGTAACAGTCTCAGGATGTGAACGGCTGGTCTTTTCAGACCGCGATGCCTCTATGTCCGACCATGTTCCAGGCCCCAATCATGTCCTGGGCGTGGGCCGCGCGTCGCGTTCGTTGTTGGATATTTCACCCAACTCCCACGTCGGTACCGTACTGGATCTCGGTGCAGGCTGCGGAGTACAAAGCCTCGGACAGTTCGATGCCGATAGCGTTACTGCCACAGATGTGCATCCGCGCGCTAACTCATACGCCCGGGCAACTTTCGCCGCCGCCGGACTGAACAACATTGAAGTGAAGGAAGGCTCGTGGTTCGAACCTGTGGAGGGTCAGCGCTTCGACCGTATAGTGGCTAACCCACCTTTTGTCGTCGGTATGCCGAGCGTTGAGCACGTGTACCGCGATTCCGGCCTAAACCTCGACGGCGCAACCGAGCTGATGCTCCGCTCGCTTGCCGATCACCTCAACGACAACGGCACCGCTCACCTTCTCGGTGCGTGGGTTCACCGGGAGGGCGAGCCCTGGCAAAGCAGGCTTGCGTCCTGGCTGCCCTCCGACGGCCTAGAAGTATGGGTTACTCAGCGCGATGTCGCCTCGCCTACCGAGTACATCGACACCTGGCTCCGCGACGAATCCATCGATCCGCGCTCACCCCTGGGCCGCCGCCGAGCCGCCGAGTGGCTCCGCCACTTCAAGCACGAAGGAGTAACGGGAATTGGGTTCGGATACATCACCGTCCAGCAAATCGACGGCCCGACGTCCGCACTCTGCGAGGAGATGCCACAACCTCTCGCCGGCCCATTCGCGCAGGAGGCCGAAGAATACCTCGGCCGCGCCGCCTGGCTGCGCCGCCAAACTCCCGCGTCGATACTCACAGATTGCTACCGCGTTCGCCCCGGGGTGGCCATAGAGAGAGTCTCGCTTGCCGACGCTGTAAACGCTCAGGGCTTCAACGAATACGACACGCGAATTTCACGTACGGATGGCCCTGCGTGGAGCCATTCCATCGATGAAGTCCTAGCCAGCGTTATCGGCTCTCTTCATCCCGACGCCGCGCTTGAGTCCGTAATCGACATTATGGACATGCTGGGCGCGTTTGGCGACTCAGGTGTCGCTGAGATCAAAGAGGCGGTCGTGCCGTTGATTGTGGATTTGATTCGCCACGGAATTGTTTTGCCGATGGAGGTTTTGGACTGA
- a CDS encoding DUF3099 domain-containing protein has protein sequence MARIRNRRGRKSTAALITDARGSLIRNYDHRKHTYAILQWSRIPLLLLSGVFYMWWHLPWLAAIFMIVSIPMPWIAVVIANGVGEPADKRQPRVYKPAVVREQNRRWEEQQRKKGLVAQTPLALGYIDSDSPTNNPTPPPPNDGSDAGFSAESFPRDGRTIQPPDCEVIDMPEDLPGPGSEATD, from the coding sequence ATGGCGCGAATCAGAAATCGCAGAGGGAGAAAGAGCACCGCCGCGTTGATTACCGACGCGCGCGGCTCCCTGATTCGCAATTACGACCACCGCAAGCACACCTACGCCATTTTGCAGTGGTCCCGCATTCCTCTACTTCTCCTTTCCGGCGTTTTCTACATGTGGTGGCACCTGCCTTGGTTGGCCGCCATTTTCATGATTGTTTCCATACCGATGCCCTGGATCGCAGTCGTGATTGCCAACGGCGTCGGGGAGCCTGCGGACAAGCGCCAGCCCCGTGTGTACAAACCGGCGGTGGTCCGGGAACAGAATCGCCGTTGGGAGGAACAGCAGCGGAAGAAAGGCCTCGTCGCGCAGACGCCGTTGGCTCTCGGCTACATCGACTCTGACTCCCCTACCAATAATCCCACCCCACCCCCACCTAACGACGGTTCCGATGCCGGTTTCTCAGCCGAGTCTTTCCCTCGCGACGGCCGCACGATTCAGCCTCCTGACTGTGAGGTCATCGACATGCCAGAGGACTTGCCGGGGCCCGGTAGCGAGGCGACGGACTAA
- a CDS encoding DUF3039 domain-containing protein produces MSTPLKTTKTIERTDTRVDESTRDDTPKFFHYVKKDQIVSSAVSGAYVVALCGETFPVKKSAKPGSPVCPDCERIYKSLRRK; encoded by the coding sequence GTGAGCACTCCACTTAAGACCACCAAGACGATTGAACGCACCGATACCCGCGTCGATGAGTCGACGAGGGATGACACTCCTAAGTTCTTCCACTACGTGAAGAAGGACCAAATTGTGAGCTCGGCGGTTTCTGGTGCCTATGTGGTTGCTCTCTGCGGCGAGACCTTCCCCGTGAAGAAGTCAGCGAAACCAGGATCGCCGGTGTGCCCCGACTGTGAGCGCATCTACAAGTCCCTACGTCGCAAGTGA